From Jiangella mangrovi:
GCGGTCCCAGACGGCGAGACGCAACAGTGGAGCGTCGTCGGCCAGCGGTTCCGCCGCGAGGGCGCCTGGCAGGTGCCGCGCACCGCCGAGCTCACCATGTTCGGCGGCTCGGTGCGGCTGGACTACACGCTCGCGCGGCTGCCCGAGGGCGGGCAGAGCACGCTCCGGCTGACGACCACCGGCGGGCGTGTGCGGCTGACGGTGCCGCCCGGGGTCGCCGTCGACCTGAGCGAGTTGGTGACCACTGGCGGCCGGGTCCGCGACCGTGCCTCGCGGCACGCGGTGCCGGGCTCGGCGGTGACGCACGTCGTCACGGTGACGGGATCGATGATGGGCGGGCGCATCCGGGTCGAGGAGTCGAAGGCGCGCTGAGGGTCGCCCTTCGCTCCGGGATCATCCAAGAAATAGGGCGCCATCACGCCCCGGAACTTGGATGATCATGGAGAGGCGGGCCGCTCCCTAGCCCCAGTGCGGCGGGCGGTCCAGGCCGGCCGGCAACCGGGTCGCGGCGTCGCCGTTGGCCGCGTTCACCTGCGGCTGGGTCAGGAACAGCGCCGTCGCCAGGTGGGCACCGCGCACGTCCGCCCCGCGGAAGTCCGCCCCGATGACGTCGGCCCGGTCGAGGTCCGCCCCGCGCAGGTCGGCCCCGATCAGGTAGGCGCTGCCCAGGTCCGCGCCCCGCAGGTCGCCGCGCGGCTTCTTCCCGATGAGGTCGGCGCCGCGCAGGTCACGGCCGGGCGTCCCCGCGCGGGCCAGCCGGGACGCCTCGCGCAGCAGCGGGCCCGCCGCCGCCCGCAGCTCCGCAACGGAGACCCCCGCCAGAACCGCAGCGGACGCCGTCGTCACCTCGGACACCCGGGCGAACAGCGTGTCCAGTGCGGGCCGCAGGGAAGCGGCGGCCGGGAACCCGCGCGCCGCGTCGACGTGCCAGAGCAGCTCGTGCAGCGGGCGCAGCACCCCGAACGCGGCGGACAGCTCGTCCCGCGCGGCCGCCGCCCCGCCGAACGTCACCTGGACGACCTGCTGACCCGCGCCGAAGCAGTCGTACACCGTGCAGCCGGGGAAGCCGCGCACCCGCAACGAGGCATGGATGCCGCAGCGGAAGTC
This genomic window contains:
- a CDS encoding DUF1707 SHOCT-like domain-containing protein, coding for MSTDEAGGRSEPDPGLMRVSHADRDRMVEILRDAAADGRLDTDELEERVERALTARTFADLEPLAEGLPVAAPAAPVPAGPAATAPAVPDGETQQWSVVGQRFRREGAWQVPRTAELTMFGGSVRLDYTLARLPEGGQSTLRLTTTGGRVRLTVPPGVAVDLSELVTTGGRVRDRASRHAVPGSAVTHVVTVTGSMMGGRIRVEESKAR
- a CDS encoding pentapeptide repeat-containing protein translates to MVELRADCARCAGLCCVIPALTRSADFAIDKPAGEPCPNLRDDFRCGIHASLRVRGFPGCTVYDCFGAGQQVVQVTFGGAAAARDELSAAFGVLRPLHELLWHVDAARGFPAAASLRPALDTLFARVSEVTTASAAVLAGVSVAELRAAAGPLLREASRLARAGTPGRDLRGADLIGKKPRGDLRGADLGSAYLIGADLRGADLDRADVIGADFRGADVRGAHLATALFLTQPQVNAANGDAATRLPAGLDRPPHWG